One window of the Dermacentor andersoni chromosome 10, qqDerAnde1_hic_scaffold, whole genome shotgun sequence genome contains the following:
- the LOC140213590 gene encoding zonadhesin-like: MKLVAQRTFFRASNRAALILFVGVVTSNAKLTGHHSACGTLEVPAPNGIPRVDQFCKPWLASLPEVYKQRFCLCKMGYVRNAWGQCIRIEECYDCLFAANMDFNHCSSACPHICGWLAPVACTQQCLKGCACAPGFLRAFPKGPCVDAALCPRRCPGVHQIFTTCSPLCPRTCRNPHPRWCPPVCGGPRCICEPGYVALTMHPLTCIHQDECHDRYLTCPRPHQEYTFCKSQCPVTCTDDGPRSCASQCAGRGCVCREGYVQLEADPLVCVRPQECPPKSMCTGRGQIYTTCMSRCPDTCSDTMPRHCTSDCAGQGCVCDKGFVQLQAEPLICVRRKECPAKPEECPGANQVFTRCKPRCPATCSISGPQPCAADCAGQGCVCKDGYVQLQDTPLICVRRENCPVMPKVCPAPNQQYTSCKSRCPVTCANKALSTCTHECAGQGCVCKPGYVQLRDEPLICVPPDKCPALPERCKGPNQEYSECVSLCPPTCWERNPRPCAAVCAGQGCVCKAGYFILKENPLICVDPQQCYYEGNRSLPQPSPFGMVTSASS; the protein is encoded by the exons ATGAAGCTTGTGGCACAGCGAACGTTTTTTAGAGCGTCAAACAGAGCGGCACTAATTTTGTTTGTCGGCGTTGTCACTTCAAATGCAAAACttacag GTCACCATTCCGCGTGTGGCACTCTAGAGGTCCCTGCCCCGAACGGTATACCTCGCGTGGATCAATTTTGCAAGCCATGGCTGGCCAGCCTTCCAGAGGTATACAAACAACGCTTCTGCTTGTGCAAGATGGGCTACGTACGCAACGCTTGGGGACAATGCATCAGGATAGAAGAGTGCTATGACTGCCTTTTCGCCGCCAACATGGATTTCAACCATTGTTCCTCGGCATGTCCCCACATCTGCGGCTGGTTAGCACCTGTGGCCTGTACCCAGCAGTGCCTAAAAGGTTGCGCATGCGCACCAGGATTTCTCAG GGCTTTCCCTAAGGGACCGTGCGTAGACGCGGCTCTGTGTCCACGTAGATGTCCTGGAGTTCATCAGATTTTCACAACATGCTCTCCGCTATGTCCACGGACTTGCCGTAATCCTCACCCAAGATGGTGTCCGCCAGTCTGCGGCGGTCCACGCTGCATCTGCGAGCCCGGCTACGTCGCGTTAACGATGCATCCGCTCACCTGCATCCATCAAGATGAGTGCCACGATCGCTACCTAACATGCCCGCGGCCCCACCAAGAGTACACGTTTTGCAAGTCCCAATGTCCTGTCACGTGTACTGACGACGGGCCACGTTCCTGCGCTAGCCAATGCGCAGGACGAGGCTGCGTCTGCAGGGAAGGCTACGTTCAATTAGAGGCGGATCCTCTGGTATGCGTTCGACCCCAGGAATGCCCGCCCAAGTCAATGTGCACCGGTCGAGGCCAGATCTACACGACCTGCATGTCCCGCTGCCCTGACACTTGCTCAGACACAATGCCTCGACACTGCACTTCTGACTGCGCAGGGCAAGGATGCGTTTGTGACAAAGGGTTCGTCCAGTTACAAGCGGAGCCGCTCATATGTGTTCGCAGGAAGGAATGTCCCGCAAAGCCAGAGGAGTGTCCGGGTGCAAACCAGGTTTTCACCCGCTGCAAACCCCGCTGCCCGGCCACTTGCTCCATCAGCGGACCTCAACCGTGCGCTGCCGACTGCGCGGGTCAAGGATGTGTGTGCAAGGATGGTTACGTGCAGCTGCAAGATACGCCGCTGATCTGCGTTCGACGGGAAAATTGCCCGGTCATGCCGAAGGTGTGCCCGGCTCCCAACCAGCAGTACACGTCTTGTAAATCCCGCTGCCCTGTCACTTGCGCAAACAAGGCCCTTAGCACGTGCACACACGAATGTGCAGGACAAGGCTGTGTCTGTAAGCCTGGGTACGTGCAGCTACGGGATGAACCGCTGATTTGCGTGCCGCCTGATAAGTGTCCTGCCTTGCCGGAGCGTTGCAAAGGCCCTAACCAGGAGTACTCGGAATGCGTGAGTTTGTGCCCGCCGACTTGCTGGGAGAGGAATCCTCGCCCGTGCGCGGCCGTATGCGCGGGCCAGGGTTGCGTTTGCAAGGCGGGGTACTTTATTTTGAAGGAGAATCCTTTGATATGCGTCGATCCGCAACAGTGCTATTACGAGGGAAATAGGAGCCTGCCGCAGCCTTCACCGTTTGGGATGGTCACTTCAGCTTCAAGTTAA